Proteins co-encoded in one Nicotiana sylvestris chromosome 7, ASM39365v2, whole genome shotgun sequence genomic window:
- the LOC138873174 gene encoding uncharacterized protein, with product MKNRQEPLKPPSLKRSVNVISGGEEINGVTYTAAKKVSKITVTHGKRVRQVLEEDNITFDDADADHMLTPHNDALVISLLVHDTNVKQVLIDPGSSVNIILLRVVNEMQANDKLIPKARTLSSFDNLSAITKGEIVLTTFAEGVVKDSKFQVIEMDMAYNMILGRPWIHEMDVVLSTLHQVIKFPSQWLIGKIRGDQQASQSINSVADSSTKSDEK from the coding sequence ATGAAGAATAGGCAAGAACCGCTGAAACCCCCATCACTAAAAAGATCGGTTAATGTCATAAGTGGAGGGGAGGAGATCAATGGAGTAACATACACGGCAGCAAAGAAGGTATCAAAAATAACAGTCACCCATGGAAAGAGAGTTCGTCAAGTTTTGGAAGAAGACAATAtaacatttgatgatgcagatgcggaCCACATGCTGACCccacacaatgatgcactggtaatatctttacttgtacatgacactaatgtaaaacaagttttgattgatccaggtagttctgtGAATATCATTCTGTTGAGAGTGGTAAACGAGATGCAAGCCAATGATAAGTTGATACCCAAGGCACGAACCTTGTCTAGTTTTGACAACTTGAGCGCCATAACAAAAGGGGAGATAGTactcaccacattcgcagaaggagtagTCAAAGACTccaaatttcaagtgatagaaatggatatggcttacaatatgattctcggcagaccatggattcacgaaatggatgttgttctatCTACCCTTCATCAAGTTATCAAGTTTCCTTCACAATGGTTAATAGGAAAAATCCGTGGTGACCAACAGGCTTCTCAAAGCATTAACTCAGTGGCAGACTCAAGCACGAAAAGCGACGAAAAATAG
- the LOC138873175 gene encoding uncharacterized protein, which translates to MWYLQFQQFEVVYVPQKVVKGQALADFLADHPKPDDWELPDELPDKDAMVVEVQPPWKMYFDGAAHRGGTGASVVFFTSQGEVLPYSFTLTKLCSNNVAEYQALILGLEMDVDMKRLDVIIQHVPRKENKKTDVLAALASSLTLPNQAQVTIYQKWVVPPPNEEESEENKLEHLVAIYEAEKEELRQPFINYLSNGILPENLRRRTEIRRCAPRFLYYNYTLYRR; encoded by the exons ATgtggtacctccaatttcaacaattcgagGTTGTGTATGTCCCTCAAAAGGttgtaaaaggacaagcattggcagacttcttggcagatcatccgaAACCTGATGACTGGGAACTACCTGACGAACTACCTGACAAAGATGCAATGGTTGTTGAAGTacaacctccatggaagatgtactttgatggtgctgcacaTCGCGGAGGAACTGGTGCTAGCGTAGTATTTTTCACTTCTCAAGGGGAAGTTCTGCCCTACTCCTTCACTTTAACAAaactctgttccaacaatgttgctgagtatcaagcattaatacttgggcttgaaatggatGTCGATATGAAGCGGCT TGATGTGATTATTCAACACGTACCtaggaaagaaaacaagaagactGATGTATTAGCTGCCCTAGCTTCATCGTTAACCCTGCCTAATCAAGCGCAAGTTACTATCTACCAAAAGTGGGTAGTACCTCCACCAAATGAGGAGGAAAGTGAAGAAAATAAACTCGAGCATCTAGTCGCGATTTATGAAGCTGAGAAGGAAGAATTGCGACAACCCTTTATCAACTACTTAAGCaatgggatacttccagaaaatctgaggagaaggactgaaatccgtcgttgtgcacctcgcttcctttactacaatTATACTCTATATAGAAGATAA